A part of Microbulbifer salipaludis genomic DNA contains:
- a CDS encoding serine/threonine protein kinase, with amino-acid sequence MTESSHPYDALTPDRVIDCVESVGLLSDARIFPLNSYENRVYQVGIDEAQPLIAKFYRPGRWSDAQIIEEHQFALELEDAEIPVVAPLTHNGQTLHEAHGFRFALFPRRGGHQIELDNFEHLEQVGTMLGRIHAIGASRPFEYRNSLSLQHFAIDAREFILNGDFLPRENVEAYATTTAHIIEQIAPIFDRPWNTLRLHGDCHSGNFLWRGETPWFVDLDDCLQGPAIQDIWMLISGDRAEATAYLDTVVEGYETFYPFEPAQLQLVEPLRCLRQMHHAAWLARRWEDPAFPRAFPWFNSPRYWAEHILALREQLFALQEPPLTLGAV; translated from the coding sequence ATGACTGAATCGTCACATCCCTATGACGCGCTCACCCCGGACCGGGTCATCGATTGCGTGGAGAGCGTTGGCCTGCTCTCGGACGCGCGTATTTTTCCCCTCAACAGTTACGAGAACCGCGTCTACCAGGTGGGTATCGACGAGGCGCAGCCGCTGATCGCGAAGTTCTATCGCCCCGGGCGCTGGAGCGACGCGCAGATTATTGAGGAGCACCAGTTTGCCCTGGAGCTGGAAGACGCAGAAATCCCAGTTGTGGCGCCGCTCACACACAACGGCCAGACCCTGCACGAGGCCCACGGTTTCCGCTTCGCGCTGTTTCCCCGCCGCGGCGGCCACCAGATTGAGCTGGATAATTTCGAGCATCTGGAGCAGGTGGGCACCATGCTCGGGCGCATTCACGCCATCGGCGCCTCACGCCCGTTCGAATACCGTAATTCACTGAGCCTGCAGCACTTTGCCATCGACGCCCGCGAATTTATTCTGAACGGTGACTTTTTACCGCGGGAAAACGTGGAGGCCTACGCCACCACCACGGCGCACATCATCGAGCAGATTGCCCCAATATTTGACCGGCCCTGGAACACCCTGCGGCTGCACGGCGACTGCCACAGCGGCAACTTCCTGTGGCGCGGTGAAACCCCCTGGTTTGTGGACCTGGACGACTGCCTGCAGGGCCCGGCCATCCAGGATATCTGGATGCTGATTTCCGGTGACCGCGCCGAGGCGACCGCCTATCTGGATACCGTGGTAGAGGGTTACGAAACCTTCTACCCTTTCGAACCGGCACAATTACAACTGGTAGAACCGCTGCGCTGCCTGCGACAGATGCACCACGCCGCCTGGCTGGCGCGGCGCTGGGAAGACCCGGCTTTCCCCAGGGCCTTTCCCTGGTTCAATTCGCCACGCTATTGGGCGGAACATATTCTGGCATTGAGAGAACAGCTGTTTGCCCTGCAGGAACCGCCGCTAACGCTTGGCGCGGTATAA
- the epmA gene encoding EF-P lysine aminoacylase EpmA yields MSETLWRPTAPLDNLRRRATLLADIRRFFSERQVLEMEVPILSRCATSDPHIDSITADCSGAPAFLATSPEFGLKRLVAAGIGDCYYLGKAFRNGEAGGRHNPEFTMLEWYRVGWDDHRLMIEVGELLSWLLQISRVRSYSYRALFLQHLDVDPHRASFEELKAVVARVLEISFEPAGRDECLDLLMSHHIEPNMDGADEPVITLVYDFPASQAALARVEEDELGVPVARRFEAYAGGMELANGYWELTDAQEQQRRFEADQRYREQNGKPVRPFEARLVQALAAGMPGCAGVALGVDRLLMLACGAARIDEVIAFPIERA; encoded by the coding sequence ATGTCTGAAACCCTCTGGCGCCCTACTGCCCCTCTCGACAACCTCCGTCGCCGCGCCACCCTGCTCGCGGATATCCGCCGTTTTTTCAGTGAGCGGCAGGTGCTGGAAATGGAGGTGCCTATCCTGTCCCGGTGCGCCACCAGCGACCCGCATATCGATTCCATCACGGCCGATTGCAGCGGTGCGCCGGCGTTTCTGGCCACCAGCCCGGAGTTTGGACTGAAGCGCCTGGTGGCGGCGGGCATCGGCGATTGTTACTACCTGGGCAAGGCGTTTCGCAATGGGGAGGCCGGGGGGCGGCACAATCCGGAGTTCACCATGCTGGAGTGGTATCGGGTGGGCTGGGACGATCACCGTCTGATGATTGAGGTGGGGGAGTTGCTGTCGTGGTTGTTGCAGATTTCCCGGGTGCGCTCCTACAGCTATCGCGCGCTGTTTTTACAGCATCTGGATGTGGATCCGCACCGGGCGTCGTTTGAGGAGTTGAAGGCGGTGGTGGCGCGGGTGTTGGAGATTTCGTTTGAGCCGGCGGGGCGGGACGAGTGTCTGGATCTTTTGATGAGCCACCATATCGAGCCGAACATGGATGGGGCGGATGAGCCGGTAATTACGCTGGTCTACGATTTCCCGGCGTCGCAGGCGGCGCTGGCGCGGGTGGAGGAAGATGAGCTGGGGGTGCCGGTGGCACGTCGGTTCGAGGCGTATGCCGGTGGCATGGAGCTGGCCAACGGGTACTGGGAGCTGACGGATGCGCAGGAACAGCAGCGTCGCTTTGAGGCGGACCAGCGTTATCGGGAGCAGAATGGCAAGCCGGTGCGCCCGTTTGAGGCGCGGCTGGTACAGGCGCTGGCGGCGGGTATGCCGGGTTGTGCCGGGGTGGCACTGGGGGTGGACCGTTTGTTGATGTTGGCCTGTGGCGCGGCGCGTATTGATGAGGTGATTGCCTTTCCCATCGAGCGCGCCTGA
- the cysE gene encoding serine O-acetyltransferase — METAQAEVTRDLIWESIRRDVAAQVEREPILASFLHATILNHDSLEAALSFHLANKLDSAVAPALLIREVIDEALASDPGIGCAARADLAAIEQRDSACQSLYEPFLFFKGYHALQAWRVGHWLWQQNRRSLSLFVQHRISVVFGVDIHPAAQLGQGILLDHATGIVIGETAVVEDNVSIMQSVTLGGTGKESGDRHPKVRCGVLIGAGSKILGNIEIGRCSQIASGSVVLKAVPEKSLVAGVPAKVIGTASCEQPAISMDQCAISKVDQLR, encoded by the coding sequence ATGGAAACCGCACAGGCGGAAGTGACTCGGGACTTGATCTGGGAGAGCATCCGCCGGGATGTGGCGGCACAGGTGGAGCGGGAGCCCATTCTCGCGAGCTTCCTGCACGCCACGATTCTCAACCACGACTCCTTGGAAGCGGCACTGAGCTTCCACCTCGCCAACAAACTCGACAGTGCGGTGGCACCAGCGCTACTGATCCGCGAAGTGATCGACGAAGCGCTGGCTTCCGACCCGGGTATCGGCTGTGCCGCGCGCGCGGACCTGGCGGCCATCGAACAGCGCGACAGCGCCTGCCAGTCGCTGTATGAACCCTTCCTGTTCTTCAAGGGCTACCACGCCCTGCAGGCCTGGCGGGTGGGGCACTGGCTGTGGCAGCAAAACCGCCGTTCCCTGTCCCTGTTTGTGCAGCACCGCATCTCGGTGGTATTCGGCGTGGACATTCATCCCGCGGCACAACTGGGCCAGGGCATTCTGCTGGATCACGCCACCGGTATCGTGATCGGTGAGACCGCAGTGGTGGAAGACAATGTGTCCATCATGCAGTCGGTTACCCTCGGTGGCACCGGCAAGGAATCCGGCGACCGCCACCCGAAAGTGCGCTGCGGCGTGCTGATCGGCGCCGGCAGCAAGATCCTCGGCAATATCGAAATCGGCCGCTGCTCACAGATCGCGTCGGGCAGCGTGGTACTGAAAGCCGTGCCGGAAAAATCCCTGGTGGCCGGCGTGCCCGCCAAAGTGATTGGCACCGCCAGCTGCGAACAGCCCGCCATCTCCATGGATCAGTGCGCCATCTCCAAAGTGGATCAATTGCGCTGA
- a CDS encoding antibiotic biosynthesis monooxygenase produces MKYIFEVTIKPGHTAEQYADAWVRASELIQQAPGALGTELHRKIGEPDKLIAIAHWDSKEQRDRMQEKHNPEIDRIIRSAAPFVEIRVLGCYDEPEWVVTPTNRTE; encoded by the coding sequence GTGAAATACATCTTTGAAGTCACCATCAAACCCGGCCACACCGCCGAACAGTACGCCGACGCCTGGGTGCGTGCCTCCGAACTAATCCAGCAGGCCCCCGGTGCGCTGGGCACCGAGCTGCACCGCAAAATCGGCGAGCCGGACAAGCTCATCGCCATTGCGCATTGGGATTCCAAAGAACAGCGCGATCGGATGCAGGAAAAGCATAACCCGGAGATCGACCGCATTATTCGCAGTGCGGCGCCTTTTGTGGAGATTCGTGTGCTTGGCTGTTACGACGAGCCGGAGTGGGTGGTAACACCGACGAACAGAACGGAGTAA
- a CDS encoding GNAT family N-acetyltransferase: MKYSLSAKNLVCRNLENKAGYCADLLNPKQSKEITGLLRTDSGLLSSRFNQVVSNAVMQPRILQRFVVDYFAERHSPFSLWHCASKPLDDTEMAALHLKRMPPQIAVAAEVKQLAVEGSSVEGLVIKPATTAEEISAFGDLVANMQDCPRESAQIKKFYRQLAELPEHKHSRLKLFLGEYQGTPVATGTLFSSADSLGFYDLATLPDYRGRGIGKALLLHLIGEVLHSHHKHTVALVGEDQQDIWLNAGFYAVGEVAHYEFTPERGSAHLVKEDHPSDEPGDDDRQSA, encoded by the coding sequence ATGAAATACAGTCTCAGCGCCAAAAACCTCGTATGCCGCAACCTGGAAAACAAAGCCGGGTACTGCGCGGATCTGCTCAACCCCAAACAGAGCAAGGAGATCACCGGCCTGTTGCGCACCGACAGCGGCCTGCTGTCCTCCCGTTTCAACCAGGTGGTCAGCAACGCCGTCATGCAACCGCGCATCCTGCAGCGCTTCGTGGTCGACTACTTCGCCGAACGTCACAGCCCATTTTCCCTGTGGCACTGCGCCAGCAAGCCGTTGGACGATACCGAGATGGCGGCGCTTCACCTGAAGCGGATGCCACCACAGATTGCGGTGGCGGCGGAAGTAAAACAGCTGGCGGTAGAAGGCAGTAGTGTGGAAGGGCTGGTCATCAAGCCGGCAACCACCGCCGAGGAGATTAGTGCGTTTGGCGACCTCGTGGCGAACATGCAAGACTGCCCGCGGGAAAGCGCACAGATCAAAAAATTTTACCGACAGCTCGCCGAGCTACCTGAGCACAAACACAGCCGCCTCAAGCTGTTTCTCGGCGAATACCAGGGCACGCCGGTCGCCACCGGCACACTGTTTTCCTCCGCCGACTCCCTCGGCTTCTACGACCTCGCCACCCTGCCCGACTACCGCGGCCGGGGCATTGGCAAAGCACTGTTGCTGCACCTGATCGGGGAGGTCCTCCACAGCCACCACAAACATACCGTGGCCCTGGTGGGCGAGGATCAGCAGGATATCTGGCTCAATGCCGGCTTCTACGCCGTGGGGGAAGTCGCCCACTACGAATTCACCCCGGAGCGCGGCAGCGCGCATCTGGTCAAGGAAGACCACCCGAGTGATGAACCGGGCGACGACGACCGACAGAGTGCCTGA